One stretch of Daphnia pulicaria isolate SC F1-1A chromosome 8, SC_F0-13Bv2, whole genome shotgun sequence DNA includes these proteins:
- the LOC124312043 gene encoding SLIT-ROBO Rho GTPase-activating protein 1-like isoform X3, producing MAKSPVIQMQNWFLNNQHQWWCGPPMSYGHDHSAWFEYTEALQDATDIRTQLNEQLRCLDYRMETQISVVGELQDFFRRRAEVELDYSKNLDKLSKSLSARHKEQKQKREQWHLFSSYASWQHLVAQTKRQARDHALLSDIYANTVIQRLGQVTEEVQRIYRRCREVGYESHEELLKVLHELHAAMKTSQMYQLEQRQADTKLRYVEAQRQKLESSIAREKLEKSKKFKLIEKEIAKRQAKYNDAHLKALKARNEYVLCMDAANSAVHKYFIDDLSDIIDCMDIGFHNCVGRALQVHVSAEENIRRSLQISVDGMNKCLSNLDSRADKQRFLEANHTAFMIPKKFDAATYQNKIDEGSFELMMVPQVREEFESRYLQLHKRLTSLRAESEEVWKTLETAESSLMEMISAKDYDVTPYFAAAATIDDDKFPPSTAPFKQPEAALLKLRADRQETEDFYLNKFHEYILKSNLMHRLQAKYELIHKTLAQDGSQLPTSPKLASLSTVATTPNPLGGKPRRRRIGRTPLIGQPKLFGGSLEEYLEATNEEIPLVMKSCIRVINLYGLHHQGIYRVSGSQVEINNFRESFERGEDPLADVTDASDINSVAGVFKLYLRELREPLFPILFFDQFMELAQLPSKEDFKTRMREVVQTLPRPVFVVMRYLFSFLNHLSEYSDENMMDPYNLAICFGPTLVPVPEDKDQVQYQNLVNELIKNIIINAEDIFPNDGGVLYERYISREPDEGEVGEAPSDTMSEEVDSEVYPSEDDSVFREKDISLQLFGKAETLEAIAQFDFTARSQRELSFKKGDLLTLYTQVSSDWWKGTKDGRDGLVPDKYIMLRIRDEDRDRLEIGKMSTTSGSSSSEESAAAARRRTSSSSDASASSARLSKIRQDSRMLTGSESIDSESPVPSLPSPSLEKRVRTGPTIALVRPTTLSCQGPALQPPPSPKLSVSPQSSVTIVCNSNGSSTVVCPIVSTSSVMESVAKEQSVAAAVVEEAVAADPLVVPSSVRCTEQAINETLTNFPATVVTHLDDSGDRDSLSESLTLSDEKSLCDSFTSLDTLDQELDHELPVPVVEKARLEPANQAGSLQNLEATLEVENAPVFRRQRWETRSMTNLERSTGPEKLNISVGGWSEAKTTEGAAAANDHGSALAPAKGSFVRRRDLWEKRTSITSTPAAVPVVPTTTATSQPQRPKHTPDLVMDLPPSLPLSSSPKEGDSLVDPASRKRHESESSSGSSNSSSPGSPDMTTAAETFAMQNQSTLKKSTIKQIKKDKADAAASSVSASTTVTETTATPAMAVTVTEASPRPSVKVSVTAYGSAAPISSSMRPITPKIANRFPHHMNHLYATPMPVLPVAFAAEAAAAATTPSSVDANRPQLKMKPQVLKKPTLPVSLSSPESSRRTSFDQDSHV from the exons ATGGCCAAGAGTCCAGTGATTCAAATGCAAAACTGGTTTCTCAACAACCAACATCAGTGGTGGTGTGGGCCGCCGATGAGCTACGGACACGACCACTCGGCCTGGTTCGAGTACACGGAAGCGCTTCAAGATGCTACAG ATATCCGGACACAACTGAATGAGCAACTGCGATGTCTCGACTACCGGATGGAGACGCAAATTTCAGTCGTCGGCGAATTACAGGATTTCTTCCGGCGTCGGGCTGAAGTGGAGCTGGACTACAGCAAAAACCTTGACAAGCTCTCAAAGAGTTTGTCGGCCCGCCACAAGGAGCAAAAGCAAAA ACGGGAGCAGTGGCACTTGTTTTCCAGCTACGCCTCTTGGCAGCACTTGGTGGCACAGACCAAACGTCAAGCCAGGGATCACGCCCTGCTGAGCGACATTTACGCCAACACGGTCATCCAGCGCCTCGGCCAGGTCACCGAAGAAGTCCAACGCATCTACCGACGT TGCCGCGAAGTGGGCTACGAGAGTCACGAAGAGCTGTTGAAGGTGCTGCACGAATTGCACGCGGCCATGAAGACGTCGCAGATGTACCAGCTGGAGCAGAGGCAAGCCGATACAAAGTTGCGCTACGTCGAGGCGCAGCGCCAGAAATTGGAGTCGTCGATCGCCCGCGAAAAGCTGGAAAAGtcgaagaaattcaaattgatcgAAAAAGAGATCGCCAAACGACAGGCCAAATACAACGACGCTCATCTCAAGGCCCTCAAGGCGCGCAACGAGTACGTTCTCTGCATGGACGCCGCCAACTCGGCCGTCCACAAGTACTTTATCGACGATCTCTCCGATATCATTGAC TGTATGGACATTGGCTTCCACAATTGCGTGGGCCGGGCGCTGCAAGTTCACGTTTCGGCCGAAGAGAACATTCGTCGCTCGCTCCAA aTAAGCGTCGACGGCATGAACAAGTGCTTGAGCAACCTGGACTCTAGAGCGGATAAACAGCGCTTCCTGGAAGCCAATCACACGGCCTTTATGATTCCGAAAAAATTTGACGCGGCCACCTATCAGAACAAGATCGACGAG GGAAGTTTCGAATTGATGATGGTCCCCCAGGTGCGTGAGGAATTCGAGTCGCGCTACTTGCAGCTGCACAAGCGTCTGACCTCGCTGCGGGCCGAGTCGGAGGAGGTCTGGAAGACACTAGAGACGGCCGAGAGCTCTCTCATGGAGATGATTTCGGCCAAGGACTACGACGTCACGCCGTATTTCGCCGCCGCCGCAACTATCGATGATGACAAGTTCCCACCGTCGACTGCCCCTTTCAAACAGCCAGAAGCCGCCCTGCTCAAATTACGCGCCGACCGACAAGAAACGGAAGATTTCTACCTGAAt AAATTTCACGAGTACATTTTGAAATCCAACCTGATGCATCGGCTGCAGGCCAAGTACGAATTGATTCACAAAACATTGGCCCAGGACGGATCTCAGTTGCCGACGTCGCCGAAATTGGCTTCTCTGTCGACCGTCGCCACGACTCCCAATCCGCTAGGCGGAAAGCCGCGACGTCGAAGGATCGGTCGAACCCCATTGATTGGCCAGCCTAAACTCTTTGGAGGCAGCCTGGAGGAGTACCTGGAGGCCACCAATGAAGAAATTCCGCTGGTGATGAAGAGCTGCATTCGCGTCATCAATCTTTATGGCTTGCACCATCAGGGCATCTACCGCGTCTCCGGCAGTCAGGTGGAGATCAACAACTTCCGCGAGTCGTTCGAGCGTGGCGAAGATCCGCTGGCTGACGTCACCGATGCCTCCGATATCAATTCGGTGGCCGGCGTTTTTAAATTGTACCTGCGCGAGCTGAGGGAGCCCCTGTTCCCCATCCTATTTTTCGATCAGTTCATGGAATTGGCAC AGCTCCCTTCCAAGGAGGATTTCAAAACTCGGATGAGGGAAGTGGTCCAGACTTTGCCACGGCCCGTCTTTGTCGTGATGCGctatctcttttcctttttgaatca CTTATCCGAATACAGCGACGAAAACATGATGGATCCTTATAATTTGGCCATCTGTTTCGGCCCTACTCTAGTCCCGGTTCCGGAAGACAAGGATCAAGTGCAGTATCAAAATTTGGTTAATGAATTGATTAAGAATATCATCATCAATGCCGAAGACATCTTCCCCAATGACGGCGGCGTCCTCTACGAGCGATACATCTCCAGAGAACCCGACGAAGG GGAAGTGGGCGAGGCTCCGTCTGATACCATGTCGGAAGAAGTAGATTCCGAAGTCTATCCTTCGGAAGATG ATTCAGTGTTTCGTGAAAAAGATATCAGCTTGCAATTGTTTGGca AAGCGGAAACGCTGGAGGCAATTGCTCAGTTTGATTTCACGGCCCGATCGCAACGCGAACTCAGTTTTAAGAAGGGCGATCTGCTGACGCTGTACACTCAAGTGTCGAGCGACTGGTGGAAGGGAACCAAAGACGGTCGTGATGGACTCGTTCCCGACAAGTATATCATGCTGCGTATCAGGGACGAAGATCGAGATCGTCTGGAAATCGGGAAAATGTCGACAACCAGTGGAAGCAGCAGCTCAGAAGAGTCTGCCGCCGCTGCTCGCCGTCGAACTTCAAGTTCCAGTGATGCGTCGGCTTCTTCAGCACGACTTTCCAAGATAAGACAGGACAGTCGGATGCTGACAGGTTCAGAGTCGATTGATTCCGAATCACCAGTTCCCTCTCTACCATCACCCAG cttggAGAAACGTGTGCGAACTGGACCGACAATAGCTTTGGTACGACCGACAACTCTGTCTTGTCAGGGACCTGCTTTGCAGCCACCGCCCAGCCCGAAGCTATCGGTTTCGCCTCAATCATCAGTCACAATCGTCTGCAATAGCAACGGATCCTCAACCGTCGTTTGTCCGATAGTTTCGACATCTTCGGTGATGGAGAGTGTTGCCAAAGAG CAGAGCGTTGCGGCAGCGGTGGTGGAGGAAGCGGTGGCAGCAGACCCATTGGTCGTGCCGTCGTCGGTGCGTTGCACGGAGCAAGCCATTAACGAGACCCTGACGAATTTTCCGGCCACGGTGGTGACCCATTTGGACGACAGCGGCGACCGGGACAGCCTCTCTGAGAGTTTGACGCTCAGCGACGAAAAGAGCCTTTGCGATAGTTTCACTAGTCTGGACACACTGGATCAAGAATTGGATCACGAACTGCCGGTGCCCGTTGTCGAAAAGGCTCGACTGGAACCGGCCAATCAAGCTGGGAGTTTGCAGAATTTGGAAGCCACCCTGGAAGTGGAAAACGCGCCCGTATTTCGGCGACAGAGATGGGAGACGAGGAGTATGACCAACTTGGAACGCTCCACTGGACCAGAAAAGCTCAACATTTCAGTGGGCGGTTGGAGTGAAGCCAAAACGACGGAAGGTGCGGCTGCTGCCAACGATCACGGATCTGCATTGGCTCCAGCTAAGGGCTCGTTTGTTCGCCGACGTGATCTTTGGGAAAAGAGGACATCCATCACATCGACGCCGGCTGCAGTACCTGTGGTCCCCACAACCACAGCCACTTCGCAGCCGCAAAGACCCAAGCACACGCCCGACTTGGTGATGGACTTGCCTCCATCACTGCCGCTCAGTTCCAGCCCCAAAGAAGGTGACAGTTTGGTCGATCCGGCCAGCAGAAAACGACACGAATCGgagagcagcagcggcagcagcaacagttcCAGCCCGGGCAGTCCCGATATGACGACAGCCGCCGAGACTTTTGCCATGCAGAATCAGAGTACATTAAAGAAAAGTACCATCAAACAGATCAAGAAAGACAAAGCCGACGCTGCTGCTTCTTCCGTTTCCGCTTCGACAACAGTCACGGAGACCACTGCTACCCCAGCGATGGCCGTCACGGTCACGGAAGCCTCCCCCCGGCCCTCGGTTAAAGTCAGCGTCACAGCTTACGGATCTGCAGCTCCCATTTCGTCTAGCATGCGTCCCATCACGCCCAAGATAGCTAATCGTTTTCCACACCACATGAACCACCTCTACGCTACCCCGATGCCCGTCCTACCCGTAGCGTTTGCTGCCGAAGCggccgctgccgccacaacaCCCTCCTCGGTTGATGCCAATCGACCGCAACTCAAAATGAAGCCACAAGTTCTCAAGAAACCCACGTTGCCGGTCTCGCTGAGCTCGCCGGAATCCTCACGCCGAACCAGTTTCGACCAGGATTCTCACGTCTGA
- the LOC124312043 gene encoding SLIT-ROBO Rho GTPase-activating protein 1-like isoform X6, which yields MFQCIIQPRNGWIHPAFTETKDVFPDIRTQLNEQLRCLDYRMETQISVVGELQDFFRRRAEVELDYSKNLDKLSKSLSARHKEQKQKREQWHLFSSYASWQHLVAQTKRQARDHALLSDIYANTVIQRLGQVTEEVQRIYRRCREVGYESHEELLKVLHELHAAMKTSQMYQLEQRQADTKLRYVEAQRQKLESSIAREKLEKSKKFKLIEKEIAKRQAKYNDAHLKALKARNEYVLCMDAANSAVHKYFIDDLSDIIDCMDIGFHNCVGRALQVHVSAEENIRRSLQISVDGMNKCLSNLDSRADKQRFLEANHTAFMIPKKFDAATYQNKIDEGSFELMMVPQVREEFESRYLQLHKRLTSLRAESEEVWKTLETAESSLMEMISAKDYDVTPYFAAAATIDDDKFPPSTAPFKQPEAALLKLRADRQETEDFYLNKFHEYILKSNLMHRLQAKYELIHKTLAQDGSQLPTSPKLASLSTVATTPNPLGGKPRRRRIGRTPLIGQPKLFGGSLEEYLEATNEEIPLVMKSCIRVINLYGLHHQGIYRVSGSQVEINNFRESFERGEDPLADVTDASDINSVAGVFKLYLRELREPLFPILFFDQFMELAQLPSKEDFKTRMREVVQTLPRPVFVVMRYLFSFLNHLSEYSDENMMDPYNLAICFGPTLVPVPEDKDQVQYQNLVNELIKNIIINAEDIFPNDGGVLYERYISREPDEGEVGEAPSDTMSEEVDSEVYPSEDEAETLEAIAQFDFTARSQRELSFKKGDLLTLYTQVSSDWWKGTKDGRDGLVPDKYIMLRIRDEDRDRLEIGKMSTTSGSSSSEESAAAARRRTSSSSDASASSARLSKIRQDSRMLTGSESIDSESPVPSLPSPSLEKRVRTGPTIALVRPTTLSCQGPALQPPPSPKLSVSPQSSVTIVCNSNGSSTVVCPIVSTSSVMESVAKEQSVAAAVVEEAVAADPLVVPSSVRCTEQAINETLTNFPATVVTHLDDSGDRDSLSESLTLSDEKSLCDSFTSLDTLDQELDHELPVPVVEKARLEPANQAGSLQNLEATLEVENAPVFRRQRWETRSMTNLERSTGPEKLNISVGGWSEAKTTEGAAAANDHGSALAPAKGSFVRRRDLWEKRTSITSTPAAVPVVPTTTATSQPQRPKHTPDLVMDLPPSLPLSSSPKEGDSLVDPASRKRHESESSSGSSNSSSPGSPDMTTAAETFAMQNQSTLKKSTIKQIKKDKADAAASSVSASTTVTETTATPAMAVTVTEASPRPSVKVSVTAYGSAAPISSSMRPITPKIANRFPHHMNHLYATPMPVLPVAFAAEAAAAATTPSSVDANRPQLKMKPQVLKKPTLPVSLSSPESSRRTSFDQDSHV from the exons atGTTTCAGTGCATTATCCAGCCACGAAACGGCTGGATTCATCCGGCTTTCACCGAAACGAAAGACGTCTTCCCAG ATATCCGGACACAACTGAATGAGCAACTGCGATGTCTCGACTACCGGATGGAGACGCAAATTTCAGTCGTCGGCGAATTACAGGATTTCTTCCGGCGTCGGGCTGAAGTGGAGCTGGACTACAGCAAAAACCTTGACAAGCTCTCAAAGAGTTTGTCGGCCCGCCACAAGGAGCAAAAGCAAAA ACGGGAGCAGTGGCACTTGTTTTCCAGCTACGCCTCTTGGCAGCACTTGGTGGCACAGACCAAACGTCAAGCCAGGGATCACGCCCTGCTGAGCGACATTTACGCCAACACGGTCATCCAGCGCCTCGGCCAGGTCACCGAAGAAGTCCAACGCATCTACCGACGT TGCCGCGAAGTGGGCTACGAGAGTCACGAAGAGCTGTTGAAGGTGCTGCACGAATTGCACGCGGCCATGAAGACGTCGCAGATGTACCAGCTGGAGCAGAGGCAAGCCGATACAAAGTTGCGCTACGTCGAGGCGCAGCGCCAGAAATTGGAGTCGTCGATCGCCCGCGAAAAGCTGGAAAAGtcgaagaaattcaaattgatcgAAAAAGAGATCGCCAAACGACAGGCCAAATACAACGACGCTCATCTCAAGGCCCTCAAGGCGCGCAACGAGTACGTTCTCTGCATGGACGCCGCCAACTCGGCCGTCCACAAGTACTTTATCGACGATCTCTCCGATATCATTGAC TGTATGGACATTGGCTTCCACAATTGCGTGGGCCGGGCGCTGCAAGTTCACGTTTCGGCCGAAGAGAACATTCGTCGCTCGCTCCAA aTAAGCGTCGACGGCATGAACAAGTGCTTGAGCAACCTGGACTCTAGAGCGGATAAACAGCGCTTCCTGGAAGCCAATCACACGGCCTTTATGATTCCGAAAAAATTTGACGCGGCCACCTATCAGAACAAGATCGACGAG GGAAGTTTCGAATTGATGATGGTCCCCCAGGTGCGTGAGGAATTCGAGTCGCGCTACTTGCAGCTGCACAAGCGTCTGACCTCGCTGCGGGCCGAGTCGGAGGAGGTCTGGAAGACACTAGAGACGGCCGAGAGCTCTCTCATGGAGATGATTTCGGCCAAGGACTACGACGTCACGCCGTATTTCGCCGCCGCCGCAACTATCGATGATGACAAGTTCCCACCGTCGACTGCCCCTTTCAAACAGCCAGAAGCCGCCCTGCTCAAATTACGCGCCGACCGACAAGAAACGGAAGATTTCTACCTGAAt AAATTTCACGAGTACATTTTGAAATCCAACCTGATGCATCGGCTGCAGGCCAAGTACGAATTGATTCACAAAACATTGGCCCAGGACGGATCTCAGTTGCCGACGTCGCCGAAATTGGCTTCTCTGTCGACCGTCGCCACGACTCCCAATCCGCTAGGCGGAAAGCCGCGACGTCGAAGGATCGGTCGAACCCCATTGATTGGCCAGCCTAAACTCTTTGGAGGCAGCCTGGAGGAGTACCTGGAGGCCACCAATGAAGAAATTCCGCTGGTGATGAAGAGCTGCATTCGCGTCATCAATCTTTATGGCTTGCACCATCAGGGCATCTACCGCGTCTCCGGCAGTCAGGTGGAGATCAACAACTTCCGCGAGTCGTTCGAGCGTGGCGAAGATCCGCTGGCTGACGTCACCGATGCCTCCGATATCAATTCGGTGGCCGGCGTTTTTAAATTGTACCTGCGCGAGCTGAGGGAGCCCCTGTTCCCCATCCTATTTTTCGATCAGTTCATGGAATTGGCAC AGCTCCCTTCCAAGGAGGATTTCAAAACTCGGATGAGGGAAGTGGTCCAGACTTTGCCACGGCCCGTCTTTGTCGTGATGCGctatctcttttcctttttgaatca CTTATCCGAATACAGCGACGAAAACATGATGGATCCTTATAATTTGGCCATCTGTTTCGGCCCTACTCTAGTCCCGGTTCCGGAAGACAAGGATCAAGTGCAGTATCAAAATTTGGTTAATGAATTGATTAAGAATATCATCATCAATGCCGAAGACATCTTCCCCAATGACGGCGGCGTCCTCTACGAGCGATACATCTCCAGAGAACCCGACGAAGG GGAAGTGGGCGAGGCTCCGTCTGATACCATGTCGGAAGAAGTAGATTCCGAAGTCTATCCTTCGGAAGATG AAGCGGAAACGCTGGAGGCAATTGCTCAGTTTGATTTCACGGCCCGATCGCAACGCGAACTCAGTTTTAAGAAGGGCGATCTGCTGACGCTGTACACTCAAGTGTCGAGCGACTGGTGGAAGGGAACCAAAGACGGTCGTGATGGACTCGTTCCCGACAAGTATATCATGCTGCGTATCAGGGACGAAGATCGAGATCGTCTGGAAATCGGGAAAATGTCGACAACCAGTGGAAGCAGCAGCTCAGAAGAGTCTGCCGCCGCTGCTCGCCGTCGAACTTCAAGTTCCAGTGATGCGTCGGCTTCTTCAGCACGACTTTCCAAGATAAGACAGGACAGTCGGATGCTGACAGGTTCAGAGTCGATTGATTCCGAATCACCAGTTCCCTCTCTACCATCACCCAG cttggAGAAACGTGTGCGAACTGGACCGACAATAGCTTTGGTACGACCGACAACTCTGTCTTGTCAGGGACCTGCTTTGCAGCCACCGCCCAGCCCGAAGCTATCGGTTTCGCCTCAATCATCAGTCACAATCGTCTGCAATAGCAACGGATCCTCAACCGTCGTTTGTCCGATAGTTTCGACATCTTCGGTGATGGAGAGTGTTGCCAAAGAG CAGAGCGTTGCGGCAGCGGTGGTGGAGGAAGCGGTGGCAGCAGACCCATTGGTCGTGCCGTCGTCGGTGCGTTGCACGGAGCAAGCCATTAACGAGACCCTGACGAATTTTCCGGCCACGGTGGTGACCCATTTGGACGACAGCGGCGACCGGGACAGCCTCTCTGAGAGTTTGACGCTCAGCGACGAAAAGAGCCTTTGCGATAGTTTCACTAGTCTGGACACACTGGATCAAGAATTGGATCACGAACTGCCGGTGCCCGTTGTCGAAAAGGCTCGACTGGAACCGGCCAATCAAGCTGGGAGTTTGCAGAATTTGGAAGCCACCCTGGAAGTGGAAAACGCGCCCGTATTTCGGCGACAGAGATGGGAGACGAGGAGTATGACCAACTTGGAACGCTCCACTGGACCAGAAAAGCTCAACATTTCAGTGGGCGGTTGGAGTGAAGCCAAAACGACGGAAGGTGCGGCTGCTGCCAACGATCACGGATCTGCATTGGCTCCAGCTAAGGGCTCGTTTGTTCGCCGACGTGATCTTTGGGAAAAGAGGACATCCATCACATCGACGCCGGCTGCAGTACCTGTGGTCCCCACAACCACAGCCACTTCGCAGCCGCAAAGACCCAAGCACACGCCCGACTTGGTGATGGACTTGCCTCCATCACTGCCGCTCAGTTCCAGCCCCAAAGAAGGTGACAGTTTGGTCGATCCGGCCAGCAGAAAACGACACGAATCGgagagcagcagcggcagcagcaacagttcCAGCCCGGGCAGTCCCGATATGACGACAGCCGCCGAGACTTTTGCCATGCAGAATCAGAGTACATTAAAGAAAAGTACCATCAAACAGATCAAGAAAGACAAAGCCGACGCTGCTGCTTCTTCCGTTTCCGCTTCGACAACAGTCACGGAGACCACTGCTACCCCAGCGATGGCCGTCACGGTCACGGAAGCCTCCCCCCGGCCCTCGGTTAAAGTCAGCGTCACAGCTTACGGATCTGCAGCTCCCATTTCGTCTAGCATGCGTCCCATCACGCCCAAGATAGCTAATCGTTTTCCACACCACATGAACCACCTCTACGCTACCCCGATGCCCGTCCTACCCGTAGCGTTTGCTGCCGAAGCggccgctgccgccacaacaCCCTCCTCGGTTGATGCCAATCGACCGCAACTCAAAATGAAGCCACAAGTTCTCAAGAAACCCACGTTGCCGGTCTCGCTGAGCTCGCCGGAATCCTCACGCCGAACCAGTTTCGACCAGGATTCTCACGTCTGA